The following coding sequences lie in one Meles meles chromosome X, mMelMel3.1 paternal haplotype, whole genome shotgun sequence genomic window:
- the LOC123934648 gene encoding Y-box-binding protein 3-like — translation MSEVGEVTLTEVTASVSPQATQKLLVSLGSGDPPRAPVAGNLSGDAITKTTVAAGTKGKVPKKVIAKRVRGSVKWFNVKNGYGFISRHDTQEDVFVHQTAITRNNPHKYQRSVGDGETVEFDVVQGERGTEAANVTGPAGAPVQGSRYAANRPSFRRGFYIRRRAPPARGPRVAEEDVDEDEARDEGFNEAEGQRRRLAGGPQDQRLRRFPTFRKASAMSRHPSILAPSSSTRPGHPPGSAPPSRPEGAPRRGPGPSYLLSRPRGRGIAPGPRPSAGISEEPEEEDKESGRDDSCLQQKPPPHYGSRRPNNPRRRPQQAPGAQGQDTVGGEGKIGKSPAEIPASVALAKKNSAAEEEDALVSDVPSATTQAK, via the coding sequence ATGAGTGAGGTGGGAGAGGTCACCCTCACGGAGGTGACCGCCTCAGTCTCCCCTCAAGCCACGCAGAAACTCCTGGTTTCCTTGGGAAGCGGAGATCCCCCCCGGGCCCCAGTGGCAGGCAACCTCAGCGGAGATGCAATTACCAAGACCACCGTGGCAGCAGGCACCAAGGGAAAGGTGCCCAAAAAGGTCATCGCCAAGAGGGTGCGAGGCTCTGTCAAGTGGTTTAATGTGAAGAATGGGTACGGTTTCATCAGCAGGCACGATACCCAGGAAGATGTGTTCGTTCACCAGACAGCCATCACCAGAAACAACCCTCACAAATACCAACGCAGTGTGGGCGACGGCGAGACAGTTGAGTTCGACGTGGTGCAGGGTGAGCGGGGCACCGAGGCCGCTAACGTGACCGGGCCAGCAGGTGCCCCAGTGCAGGGCAGCCGCTACGCTGCCAATCGCCCCAGCTTCCGCAGGGGCTTCTACATCCGCCGCCGCGCACCACCCGCACGAGGTCCCAGGGTCGCTGAAGAGGACGTCGACGAAGATGAAGCCAGGGACGAAGGCTTCAACGAAGCCGAGGGCCAGAGGCGCCGCCTGGCCGGTGGACCCCAAGACCAAAGGCTGCGGCGCTTCCCAACCTTCCGAAAGGCCTCCGCCATGTCCCGCCACCCGTCGATCCTCGCACCCTCCAGCAGCACGAGGCCTGGCCACCCGCCCGGGTCTGCCCCACCCTCAAGGCCCGAGGGTGCCCCGCGGCGAGGGCCAGGACCCAGCTACCTGCTGAGCCGCCCTAGGGGCCGAGGCATCGCTCCTGGTCCAAGACCCTCAGCGGGCATCTCTGAGGAGCCCGAGGAGGAAGACAAGGAAAGCGGGCGTGACGACAGCTGTCTGCAGCAGAAGCCCCCGCCACACTACGGATCCCGCCGCCCCAACAACCCACGCCGCCGCCCACAGCAGGCACCTGGTGCCCAGGGCCAGGACACCGTGGGAGGAGAAGGCAAGATCGGGAAGAGCCCTGCTGAAATACCCGCTTCGGTTGCTTTGGCCAAGAAGAACAGCGCCGCTGAGGAGGAGGACGCCTTGGTCTCAGACGTCCCCTCTGCCACCACCCAGGCCAAGTAA